A part of Solibacillus sp. FSL H8-0538 genomic DNA contains:
- the ftsL gene encoding cell division protein FtsL, producing the protein MAVRLRQTNIQQPGMPEQKKQQPRQPKQKKIKLISVQEKILYVAFVVLMAVLAVSILHTQGEIQTVGMEIQKIETETQKISMENVDLKVRVSELSTYERIWEKAKELGLTLNEKNVKVVPGE; encoded by the coding sequence ATGGCAGTCAGATTAAGACAGACTAATATTCAACAGCCTGGAATGCCTGAGCAAAAGAAGCAGCAACCACGCCAACCTAAACAGAAAAAAATAAAGCTTATTTCGGTACAGGAGAAAATACTATATGTGGCATTTGTAGTGCTAATGGCTGTTTTAGCAGTTTCGATTTTACATACACAGGGAGAAATTCAAACTGTAGGTATGGAAATTCAAAAAATTGAAACTGAAACGCAAAAAATAAGTATGGAAAATGTCGATTTAAAAGTTCGTGTTAGCGAATTATCTACGTATGAGCGTATTTGGGAAAAAGCGAAAGAACTCGGTTTAACACTAAATGAGAAAAATGTGAAGGTAGTGCCGGGCGAATGA
- a CDS encoding penicillin-binding transpeptidase domain-containing protein, giving the protein MKKKKFRFQLGAFLMFAIYGGLFLLLFWRIVHIQATGEVEGHALAVEAAAKYEKETVLAADRGKILDRDGNIIAEDTLSYRLIAVVRESATTNPEKPRHVVDPQETAKILAQYIPMDEAEIYARLTKEGDPYQVEFKSAGRGISHEVKTEIDELKLPGILFVSDTKRYYPNGSFAAHLIGFALKEDQKDGTTKTVGKMGLESIYNDQLTGTDGALKYQSDAFRYLLPNSEKMVQPATDGSDIHLTLDKSIQNFLEDAMSRVNDEYNPESMVGVVANPKTGEILAISQRPTFDPDTRAGLETNWLNDVIENVIEPGSTMKIFTVGAAVDSGNWHPNATYQSGQYTLLDRTIRDHNLVGWGTISYLEGFQRSSNTAMAHLLEIMGRDTFVEYINKFGFGEKTGIDLPREATGTILTKVPSNVLTTSYGQGSTVTPIQLIQGLTAIANDGEMMQPYVIDKIVDPNTGEVTFDSKPTVKSKPISAETAKTMRELLASTVTSEVGTAKRFQIEGYEVAGKTGTAQMPKKNGVGYDWGKNEFLYSFLGMAPADDPQLIMYIAIAKPQLSATEVGSEPVSQVFNSVMQNSLKYLNINPEDVAKVKVTSVADYVGQQAEAIQIELMNEGLQPIIIGKGGEVIAQYPKAETKATAGSLVFLKTDGEITLPSFTEWSLRNLLVYKTMSKLPIEIIGEGYVESQSASPNTVILDNAPIVVKLKTPEQSFATPVEEIGDEGEQLPQD; this is encoded by the coding sequence ATGAAAAAGAAAAAATTTCGTTTCCAGTTAGGAGCCTTTCTGATGTTTGCAATATATGGAGGGCTCTTTTTACTATTATTTTGGCGGATTGTTCATATTCAGGCGACAGGTGAAGTTGAAGGTCATGCTCTAGCTGTTGAAGCAGCAGCTAAATATGAAAAAGAAACCGTGTTAGCAGCAGACCGTGGGAAGATTTTAGACCGCGATGGCAATATTATTGCAGAAGATACGCTAAGCTACCGCCTGATTGCGGTTGTTCGAGAGTCTGCAACTACAAACCCTGAAAAACCGAGACATGTAGTTGACCCACAAGAAACGGCAAAAATTTTAGCGCAGTATATTCCAATGGATGAAGCGGAGATTTATGCGCGCCTTACAAAAGAGGGAGATCCATATCAAGTCGAATTTAAATCAGCTGGTCGAGGTATTAGTCACGAAGTTAAGACTGAAATTGATGAGCTAAAATTGCCGGGTATTCTTTTTGTGAGTGATACGAAACGTTATTATCCAAATGGCTCCTTTGCTGCCCATTTAATTGGTTTTGCCTTAAAAGAAGATCAAAAGGATGGAACTACTAAAACGGTCGGTAAGATGGGACTTGAATCTATTTATAATGATCAACTCACTGGAACAGACGGCGCACTAAAGTATCAAAGTGATGCATTCCGTTATTTGTTACCGAATAGTGAGAAAATGGTTCAGCCAGCAACAGATGGTTCTGATATTCATTTGACACTCGATAAGTCGATCCAAAATTTTCTAGAAGACGCTATGTCACGAGTGAATGATGAATATAATCCAGAATCGATGGTAGGTGTTGTAGCCAATCCAAAAACAGGGGAAATTTTAGCAATATCTCAACGTCCAACTTTTGATCCAGATACACGAGCAGGGCTTGAAACAAATTGGCTAAACGATGTCATTGAAAATGTTATTGAGCCAGGTTCTACGATGAAAATTTTTACTGTCGGGGCTGCCGTTGATTCTGGTAATTGGCATCCAAATGCAACGTACCAATCCGGTCAATATACGTTACTAGACCGAACAATTCGTGACCATAACTTAGTTGGCTGGGGGACAATATCTTATTTAGAAGGATTCCAGCGTTCATCAAATACTGCCATGGCACATTTACTAGAAATTATGGGGCGCGATACTTTTGTAGAATATATAAATAAATTTGGGTTTGGTGAAAAGACCGGTATTGATTTACCTAGAGAAGCAACCGGTACGATATTAACGAAAGTACCAAGTAATGTTTTAACGACATCCTATGGTCAAGGGTCAACGGTAACACCAATTCAGCTTATTCAAGGTTTAACGGCAATTGCCAATGACGGTGAAATGATGCAGCCGTATGTCATTGATAAAATTGTAGACCCAAATACCGGGGAAGTTACATTTGACTCAAAGCCTACAGTAAAGAGTAAGCCGATATCAGCAGAAACAGCGAAAACGATGCGAGAGTTACTTGCTTCCACAGTAACTTCTGAGGTGGGGACTGCGAAACGCTTCCAAATAGAAGGCTATGAGGTTGCTGGGAAAACAGGAACAGCGCAAATGCCAAAGAAAAATGGTGTTGGTTATGACTGGGGTAAAAATGAGTTCCTTTATTCATTTTTAGGGATGGCACCTGCAGACGATCCACAATTAATTATGTATATTGCAATCGCAAAACCGCAATTAAGTGCGACAGAAGTAGGCTCAGAACCCGTTTCGCAAGTTTTTAACTCCGTGATGCAAAATAGCTTGAAATATTTAAACATTAATCCGGAAGATGTGGCCAAGGTGAAAGTAACTTCTGTAGCAGACTATGTAGGTCAGCAAGCAGAAGCGATTCAAATAGAACTAATGAATGAGGGGCTGCAGCCAATTATAATTGGTAAGGGCGGGGAAGTAATCGCTCAATATCCAAAAGCTGAAACCAAGGCTACAGCAGGCAGTCTCGTATTTTTAAAAACGGACGGTGAGATTACATTGCCATCATTTACTGAATGGTCGCTACGTAATTTGCTCGTCTATAAAACGATGTCTAAATTACCCATTGAGATTATCGGAGAAGGCTATGTAGAAAGTCAAAGCGCTTCACCTAACACAGTTATTTTAGATAACGCTCCAATTGTTGTAAAACTAAAAACGCCGGAGCAATCCTTTGCAACGCCCGTTGAAGAAATAGGCGATGAAGGCGAGCAATTACCACAAGATTAA
- a CDS encoding penicillin-binding transpeptidase domain-containing protein, translating to MKWISVHSKKRLKWILIALVLYGVAIFLKLIYLQFFQYEKLTTLAKENWDREIPFASERGLIVDRHGEIIVTNKLAPTLYFMPSQNSQPEEVAEAIAEELGIQPSPILQKLKKRAYLIKLAPQAKNITYEQAVAIQRRQIPGLYSGVDYIRQYPHGNLLARFIGFTGVDNQGLAGIEYEYNQLLTGKDAAIRLFTDAKGSSLAHVDDEWKAGSSGATVELTIDLRIQQFVERELAQAMKKYDSDQALAIAMNPNTGEILALASFPTYDPANFNEVEPAIYNRNLPVFMTYEPGSTFKIITLAAAVEEDVVDMKNDHFYDAGYTLVEGARLRCWRREGHKDQTFLQVVENSCNPGFVQLGQRVGATKLLDYIHKFGFGEKTGSNISGEASGILFKKEAFGPVEHATTSFGQGISVTPIQQVQAVAAAINGGNLYQPYVVSKIKDGDSGTVLHENVPTIKRSVISEASSTIIREALESVVANGSGRQAYRDGLRIAGKTGTAQKVENGRYKDGDYIVSFIGFAPANDPEIIIYVAIDHPKSALQFGSVIAAPIVGQIIEDIAPIIGIEKQSEQLDRKYVWGDELTARLANFVGQSVNSIVEQQYPYKIQWHGSGSKVVQQLPAAGSLIEQDEVLHLYLDN from the coding sequence ATGAAGTGGATTTCCGTCCATTCAAAAAAACGATTAAAGTGGATCTTGATTGCATTAGTACTATATGGCGTGGCGATTTTTCTTAAATTAATTTACCTTCAGTTTTTTCAATATGAAAAATTAACGACCTTAGCGAAGGAAAATTGGGACAGGGAAATTCCCTTTGCATCAGAGCGCGGACTAATTGTAGATCGGCATGGTGAGATTATCGTGACGAACAAATTAGCACCTACACTGTACTTTATGCCATCTCAAAATTCGCAGCCGGAAGAGGTAGCAGAGGCAATTGCGGAAGAGCTTGGTATCCAGCCGTCACCTATTTTGCAAAAGCTCAAGAAACGTGCGTATTTAATTAAGCTAGCACCACAAGCAAAAAATATTACGTATGAGCAGGCAGTTGCGATACAGCGCAGACAAATCCCAGGATTATATAGCGGGGTGGATTATATTCGACAGTATCCGCATGGTAATTTGCTCGCGCGCTTTATAGGTTTTACGGGAGTAGACAATCAAGGTCTTGCAGGTATTGAATATGAATACAATCAACTGTTAACAGGTAAAGATGCGGCAATTCGCTTGTTCACAGATGCAAAAGGCAGTTCGCTAGCTCATGTTGATGATGAATGGAAGGCAGGGAGCTCGGGTGCAACAGTTGAGCTGACCATTGATTTACGTATTCAACAATTCGTGGAGCGTGAGTTAGCGCAGGCGATGAAAAAGTATGATTCCGATCAAGCATTAGCCATAGCGATGAATCCAAATACTGGTGAGATTTTAGCACTTGCTTCTTTTCCAACGTATGACCCAGCGAATTTTAATGAAGTAGAGCCGGCAATTTATAATCGTAATTTACCTGTGTTTATGACATATGAGCCTGGCTCTACCTTTAAAATTATTACACTAGCTGCAGCGGTAGAAGAAGACGTCGTCGATATGAAGAACGATCATTTTTATGATGCGGGCTATACACTTGTCGAAGGGGCACGCTTACGTTGTTGGCGGCGTGAAGGGCATAAGGATCAAACCTTTTTACAAGTTGTAGAAAACTCTTGTAACCCAGGTTTTGTACAGCTCGGGCAACGTGTTGGTGCAACGAAGCTGCTGGATTATATTCATAAATTTGGCTTCGGAGAAAAGACAGGCTCAAATATTTCTGGCGAGGCAAGTGGGATTTTATTTAAGAAAGAAGCGTTTGGTCCCGTCGAGCATGCGACGACATCGTTCGGTCAAGGGATTTCTGTTACGCCGATTCAACAAGTGCAAGCAGTGGCAGCGGCAATTAATGGAGGCAATTTGTATCAGCCATATGTTGTGTCCAAAATTAAGGATGGAGATAGTGGTACCGTACTGCATGAAAATGTACCGACTATAAAGCGGTCAGTTATTAGTGAAGCATCCTCCACTATTATTAGAGAAGCATTAGAGTCGGTTGTGGCAAATGGTTCCGGCCGACAAGCTTACCGTGATGGCTTACGAATTGCTGGGAAGACTGGAACAGCACAAAAGGTTGAAAATGGTCGATATAAGGATGGCGATTATATCGTTTCCTTTATTGGTTTTGCTCCAGCAAATGACCCGGAAATAATAATTTATGTAGCAATTGATCATCCGAAAAGTGCATTGCAGTTTGGTAGCGTCATTGCGGCACCGATTGTCGGGCAAATCATAGAAGATATTGCGCCGATTATTGGGATTGAGAAGCAATCGGAGCAGCTTGACAGAAAATATGTATGGGGCGATGAATTAACTGCACGGCTAGCTAATTTTGTTGGGCAATCAGTTAATAGTATCGTCGAGCAACAATATCCGTATAAAATTCAGTGGCATGGCAGTGGAAGCAAGGTTGTACAGCAATTACCAGCTGCCGGTAGCCTAATAGAACAAGATGAAGTACTTCATCTCTATTTAGATAATTAA
- the mraY gene encoding phospho-N-acetylmuramoyl-pentapeptide-transferase, whose amino-acid sequence MTLATTVTILAVSFIITVILAPIGIPMLRRLKFGQSIREEGPQSHMKKAGTPTMGGIIFLLAIILTTIGVGNIFDLFTTQTVVLLLVLVGFGVIGFLDDGLKVIFKRNLGLTSLQKLIGQIVIAIAAFLLLRLGTFDTSITIPYTDLSIDFGVLYVAFLIFWLVGFSNAVNLTDGLDGLVAGTASIAFAAFGVIALFNEQGDIALFAFVVTGSLLGFLIFNANPAKVFMGDTGSLALGGALAMISVLVKSELLLLLIGLVFVIETLSVILQVGSFKLRKKRIFKMSPIHHHFELSGWSEWKVVVVFWSTGLIVALIAVLAEAFL is encoded by the coding sequence ATGACACTTGCAACAACAGTGACCATTTTAGCAGTATCATTCATCATAACAGTAATTCTAGCGCCGATTGGAATTCCAATGTTACGACGGCTAAAGTTTGGTCAAAGCATCCGTGAAGAGGGACCCCAGTCGCATATGAAAAAAGCGGGAACACCGACAATGGGTGGTATCATCTTTTTACTAGCAATTATTTTAACGACTATAGGTGTAGGCAATATTTTTGATTTATTTACAACACAAACAGTTGTTTTATTACTCGTTTTAGTTGGATTTGGAGTCATTGGTTTTTTAGATGATGGATTAAAAGTAATCTTTAAAAGAAATTTAGGATTAACATCATTGCAAAAATTAATCGGGCAAATTGTCATTGCAATTGCAGCATTTCTGTTATTACGTCTAGGTACATTCGATACATCGATTACCATTCCATATACAGATTTATCGATTGATTTTGGGGTGTTATATGTTGCATTTTTAATTTTCTGGTTAGTAGGTTTCTCAAATGCCGTCAACTTAACAGATGGCTTAGATGGCTTAGTAGCAGGAACAGCTTCGATTGCCTTTGCAGCATTTGGCGTTATTGCACTGTTTAATGAGCAAGGTGATATCGCATTATTTGCTTTTGTTGTAACAGGTTCTTTACTAGGCTTCCTTATTTTCAATGCCAACCCAGCGAAAGTATTTATGGGCGATACGGGTTCACTTGCTTTAGGCGGTGCACTGGCAATGATTTCTGTGCTTGTAAAGTCAGAGTTATTGTTATTACTAATCGGGTTGGTGTTCGTTATTGAAACATTATCTGTTATTTTACAAGTAGGTAGTTTTAAATTACGCAAAAAACGTATTTTTAAGATGAGCCCTATTCATCACCATTTCGAGTTATCGGGTTGGTCAGAATGGAAGGTCGTAGTTGTATTTTGGTCTACAGGGTTAATCGTTGCATTAATTGCAGTATTAGCGGAGGCGTTTTTATGA
- the murD gene encoding UDP-N-acetylmuramoyl-L-alanine--D-glutamate ligase, with protein sequence MIEYAGLEFKKVLVLGLAKSGVAAAELLHKLGAFVTVNDAKPFDANPEAQGLLAKGITVICGRHPEDLLDEGFELIVKNPGIPYSNPIIADAIARGLQVITEMELAYLVSEAPFIGITGSNGKTTTTTLIFEMLNAGERKPLIAGNIGTVACGVAAEATADNVIVTELSSFQLMGTLTFKPRIAILTNLYDAHLDYHGTFENYVEAKFGVTRNQTAEDYFIYNVDQEIVRNYAAKSNAQLVPFTTKGQTAEGISADATTIYWQGDAILQRSEIALPGQHNLENILCAVAASLLHGCSIEAIKQVLAHFGGVRHRTQFVREWKGRKIYNDSKATNCLATKSALAAFNHPIVLLAGGLDRGHSFEELREEMSNVKAVVAFGETGLRFIEFAKSCGITDTIRAIDVEDAVGYAAKLSAEGDIILLSPACASWDQHGSFEIRGDLFIERVMKLS encoded by the coding sequence ATGATTGAGTATGCAGGGTTAGAATTTAAGAAAGTATTAGTATTAGGTTTGGCAAAAAGTGGTGTTGCTGCAGCGGAGCTATTACATAAGCTTGGTGCATTTGTAACCGTAAATGATGCAAAACCATTTGATGCAAACCCAGAAGCGCAGGGACTACTTGCAAAAGGCATTACGGTTATTTGTGGCCGTCACCCAGAAGATTTACTGGATGAAGGATTTGAATTAATCGTGAAAAATCCAGGTATTCCTTACAGCAATCCAATTATTGCTGATGCAATAGCACGTGGATTACAAGTCATAACTGAAATGGAGCTTGCGTATTTAGTAAGTGAGGCTCCATTTATTGGGATTACGGGTTCTAATGGTAAAACAACAACGACAACGTTAATTTTTGAAATGTTAAATGCTGGAGAGCGCAAGCCATTAATCGCCGGAAATATCGGGACAGTGGCTTGTGGTGTAGCGGCTGAAGCGACAGCAGACAATGTTATCGTTACAGAGCTTTCTTCATTCCAACTAATGGGGACACTTACATTTAAGCCTCGTATTGCCATTTTAACAAATCTTTATGATGCGCACTTAGACTACCACGGAACGTTTGAAAATTACGTAGAAGCGAAATTTGGCGTGACACGTAATCAAACAGCAGAAGATTATTTCATTTATAATGTGGACCAAGAAATCGTACGTAATTATGCAGCGAAATCTAATGCACAGCTTGTACCTTTTACAACAAAAGGACAGACAGCTGAAGGTATTAGTGCAGATGCAACGACAATTTACTGGCAAGGTGATGCCATTTTACAACGTAGTGAAATTGCTCTGCCAGGACAGCATAATTTAGAAAATATTTTATGTGCGGTGGCAGCATCACTTTTACACGGATGTTCTATTGAAGCAATTAAACAAGTACTTGCTCACTTTGGTGGCGTGCGTCATCGGACACAGTTTGTACGTGAATGGAAAGGCCGTAAAATTTACAACGATTCAAAAGCGACAAACTGCTTGGCAACGAAAAGTGCGCTTGCCGCATTTAATCATCCGATTGTGTTATTAGCTGGTGGCTTAGATCGAGGTCATTCATTTGAAGAACTACGCGAAGAAATGAGCAATGTAAAAGCCGTTGTTGCATTTGGTGAAACCGGTTTACGTTTTATAGAGTTTGCAAAATCATGCGGAATTACCGACACAATTAGAGCCATTGATGTAGAAGATGCAGTAGGCTATGCAGCCAAGCTTTCTGCAGAGGGGGATATTATTCTACTATCACCTGCATGTGCCAGCTGGGACCAGCATGGTAGCTTTGAAATCCGTGGCGATTTATTTATTGAGCGTGTCATGAAGCTTTCTTAA
- a CDS encoding FtsW/RodA/SpoVE family cell cycle protein: protein MVTLTHQLKRVFFTCACLLSVIGIVFIYSAGTYWSSVHYVGQTPFYIKQAVYFIVAVGSCLILMKAKFLHSERTWTMLYVFSLLLLVGVLIPGIGIVRNGSQSWIGFGPLSLQPAELAKLTTLVYLSIVLSKRKLGERIVQIKHFGIILLPSFLIMLQPDFGAVFILLVAALVLLFIAQYPLKLYVFVLLLGAGGLVGLILAAPYRLKRIEAFLNPWADQLGSGFQAVQSLLAIGPAGLFGHGFLKSRQKYLYLPEPQNDFIFSIILEEMGLAGGVVLLLIFACFLMTGYALAIRALLQKQFYIISALTTMIAIQACLNIGVVISLLPVTGVTLPFISYGGTSLLMIWFTVATILNFANERIRKEE, encoded by the coding sequence ATTGTCACACTGACTCATCAGTTGAAGCGAGTATTTTTTACTTGTGCCTGTTTGCTTTCGGTTATTGGCATTGTTTTTATTTATTCTGCTGGTACGTATTGGAGTTCCGTGCATTACGTCGGACAAACCCCTTTTTATATTAAGCAAGCCGTTTATTTTATTGTCGCAGTGGGAAGCTGTCTAATTTTGATGAAGGCGAAATTTCTACATAGTGAGCGAACATGGACAATGTTATATGTCTTTTCGCTCCTATTATTAGTTGGGGTTTTAATTCCTGGCATTGGTATAGTACGTAACGGTTCACAAAGTTGGATTGGCTTTGGTCCCTTATCGCTACAGCCAGCTGAACTTGCTAAACTGACGACACTCGTGTATTTAAGCATCGTGTTGTCTAAGCGGAAGCTAGGAGAAAGAATCGTCCAAATTAAACATTTTGGCATTATATTATTGCCATCGTTTCTCATTATGTTACAGCCTGATTTTGGAGCCGTGTTCATTTTACTAGTTGCAGCTTTGGTCTTATTATTCATCGCACAATATCCACTGAAGCTATATGTGTTCGTCTTATTGTTAGGGGCAGGAGGTTTAGTCGGCCTTATTTTGGCGGCGCCGTATAGGCTAAAACGAATTGAAGCCTTTTTAAATCCATGGGCAGATCAGTTAGGAAGTGGTTTCCAAGCTGTCCAATCACTATTAGCAATTGGACCAGCTGGATTATTTGGGCATGGTTTTCTAAAAAGTAGACAAAAATATTTATACTTACCAGAACCACAAAATGACTTTATTTTTTCGATTATTCTTGAAGAGATGGGGTTAGCTGGTGGGGTGGTGCTGCTGCTTATTTTTGCGTGCTTTTTAATGACCGGTTATGCACTCGCGATTCGTGCTTTGCTACAAAAACAGTTTTACATTATTAGCGCTTTAACGACGATGATTGCTATTCAGGCATGCCTAAATATAGGGGTTGTTATTAGTCTATTACCGGTAACGGGTGTGACGCTTCCATTTATTAGTTATGGTGGGACATCGTTATTAATGATTTGGTTCACCGTCGCGACCATTTTAAATTTTGCCAATGAGCGAATTAGGAAGGAGGAGTAA
- a CDS encoding cell division protein FtsQ/DivIB — translation MKKVIDITERVPAMQRERKKRTNFKFVALTTIFVFIIALLLYFQTSYSDIKKIEIIGDEIVDSSFYLKQSGLKINNSMWGFKIADIEKEISASDWVQSVKVERKFLNRVIVTVDEWNKVAYISKDGTFYPILENGVIFQQSSELVPIDAPIFLEFDDESLRKKLLKELAQLNPQVLALISQINASPSNADPYAVTLFMNDGYEVRADISSLSSKLNYYPSIVAQIESVEGYEKGIIDIEVGSYYRPFSDEYAVGLAEEIDSEAAGGVEDNEEQSSQ, via the coding sequence GTGAAAAAAGTGATTGATATAACGGAACGTGTTCCAGCAATGCAAAGAGAACGCAAAAAGCGAACAAATTTTAAATTTGTAGCATTAACGACCATATTCGTATTTATAATTGCTTTACTCCTATATTTCCAAACGTCCTATAGTGATATAAAGAAAATTGAAATTATAGGCGATGAAATTGTTGACAGTTCATTTTATTTAAAACAATCCGGCTTAAAAATAAATAACTCGATGTGGGGCTTTAAAATAGCCGATATTGAGAAAGAGATTTCTGCAAGTGACTGGGTACAATCGGTAAAGGTAGAGCGCAAGTTTTTAAATCGAGTAATAGTGACAGTGGATGAATGGAATAAAGTGGCCTATATTTCGAAGGATGGGACATTTTACCCGATTTTAGAAAATGGCGTCATCTTTCAACAATCGAGTGAGCTCGTTCCAATCGATGCTCCTATTTTTCTAGAGTTTGATGATGAAAGTTTGCGTAAAAAATTGTTAAAGGAATTAGCGCAGCTTAATCCACAAGTGTTAGCGCTCATTTCACAAATCAACGCGTCACCGTCAAATGCAGATCCATATGCTGTAACACTTTTCATGAATGATGGCTATGAAGTACGGGCTGATATTTCATCGCTTTCAAGCAAGCTTAATTACTATCCTTCCATCGTCGCACAAATAGAAAGTGTCGAAGGATATGAAAAGGGAATTATTGATATTGAAGTAGGTTCTTATTATCGTCCTTTTTCCGATGAATACGCGGTCGGATTAGCTGAAGAGATAGATAGTGAAGCAGCAGGAGGAGTGGAAGACAATGAAGAGCAATCTTCACAATAA
- a CDS encoding DUF881 domain-containing protein codes for MKSNLHNKKAPLFNRKYFVLLIVCIITGFFIGYSYNLSKDKKTVSSASMYYQKENTYRQELIEQQERNKELTDEVNSVEKKIRAYEKEFASNEEQYEQYIEEAERLRLLLGTTPGEGEGIKLTLEDGEYDAASTNPNDYIVHDSHIFKVINELKIAGAEAIAINGQRLKTNSYISCNGPVITVDDKQHPAPFVIEAVGKQSVLIASLELAGGVFDQLLNERVIVTLEKSDRIQMPSVNEEN; via the coding sequence ATGAAGAGCAATCTTCACAATAAAAAAGCTCCTCTTTTTAATCGGAAATATTTTGTACTGTTAATTGTTTGTATTATTACAGGCTTTTTCATTGGCTATTCGTACAACTTATCGAAGGATAAAAAAACAGTAAGCTCAGCCTCCATGTATTACCAGAAGGAAAATACGTACCGACAAGAGCTAATTGAGCAGCAAGAACGTAATAAAGAATTAACAGATGAAGTAAATAGCGTTGAAAAGAAAATTCGTGCTTATGAAAAAGAATTTGCGTCAAATGAAGAACAGTATGAGCAATATATTGAGGAAGCCGAACGGTTGCGCTTACTTTTAGGGACAACCCCTGGGGAAGGCGAAGGCATTAAGCTAACGCTGGAAGATGGAGAGTATGATGCTGCGAGCACGAATCCAAATGATTATATTGTGCATGATAGTCATATTTTCAAAGTGATTAATGAATTGAAAATTGCTGGTGCGGAAGCAATTGCGATAAATGGGCAACGTTTAAAAACGAATTCCTATATTAGTTGCAATGGCCCTGTGATAACAGTAGATGATAAACAGCATCCTGCCCCTTTCGTCATTGAAGCAGTGGGCAAGCAATCCGTACTAATTGCTTCATTAGAGCTAGCTGGGGGCGTTTTTGACCAGTTATTAAATGAACGTGTTATTGTGACGCTAGAGAAGAGCGATAGAATTCAAATGCCTTCCGTAAATGAAGAAAATTAA
- a CDS encoding DUF881 domain-containing protein → MTKKMYRNITIVSFIIGFMLAVQYNTVQNPTERDTRDIWEIRQELADEKKRHSELLTTIRSLTEVVNKYEDAEFDNPELLLEQTVEELRIQAGVVPVNGPGLTLTVSPSYELVQFGYDIESLSPILLIRLINDLYRYNAETIEIDGQRLTHTSAIRDINGQTSINSVPINNTDIEIKVMTQTFEQAQKMYNHLLASSFRDEFFIDNLNLAIHEAQRTLNIQSIEEVDLNEYLTEKN, encoded by the coding sequence ATGACGAAAAAAATGTACAGAAACATTACAATCGTGTCCTTCATCATTGGTTTTATGTTAGCTGTACAATATAACACAGTGCAAAATCCGACTGAACGTGATACAAGGGATATTTGGGAAATTCGTCAAGAATTAGCTGATGAGAAAAAACGCCATTCTGAACTACTAACGACGATTCGTTCTTTAACGGAAGTAGTGAATAAGTATGAGGATGCCGAATTTGATAATCCAGAGCTATTGCTAGAACAAACTGTAGAGGAATTACGAATTCAAGCAGGTGTTGTACCAGTGAATGGTCCAGGGTTAACGCTAACCGTATCTCCCTCTTATGAATTAGTACAATTTGGATATGATATCGAATCGCTATCACCTATTTTATTAATCAGGTTAATCAATGATTTGTATCGCTATAATGCAGAAACAATTGAAATCGATGGCCAACGCTTAACTCATACTTCGGCAATTCGTGATATTAATGGGCAAACGTCGATTAATAGTGTGCCGATTAATAATACTGATATAGAAATTAAAGTAATGACACAAACATTTGAACAAGCGCAAAAAATGTATAACCATTTACTAGCTTCATCGTTTCGAGATGAGTTTTTCATCGATAATTTAAATTTAGCGATTCACGAGGCGCAACGAACATTAAATATTCAATCCATTGAGGAAGTAGATTTAAATGAATATTTAACGGAAAAAAATTAA
- a CDS encoding small basic family protein, producing MWLPLLGLILGVALGILTDIQIPSVYENYLSIAVLAALDTMFGGIRAQLQQVYDDKVFLSGFFFNIVLAAGLAFLGVHIGVDLYLAAIFAFGVRLFQNIAVIRRILLAKLDDRRLMNRKKSSE from the coding sequence ATGTGGTTACCACTTTTAGGATTAATTTTAGGCGTAGCACTTGGTATTTTAACCGATATTCAAATTCCTTCTGTATATGAAAACTATTTATCTATTGCTGTACTAGCTGCTCTTGATACGATGTTTGGTGGTATTCGTGCACAGCTTCAACAAGTGTATGATGATAAAGTGTTTCTATCAGGTTTTTTCTTTAATATCGTGTTAGCAGCGGGGCTTGCGTTTTTAGGTGTTCATATCGGTGTAGATTTGTATTTAGCCGCTATTTTTGCGTTCGGAGTACGTCTTTTCCAAAACATCGCCGTCATTCGTCGGATATTATTAGCTAAATTAGACGACAGACGATTAATGAATCGTAAAAAATCATCAGAATAA